From one Arvicanthis niloticus isolate mArvNil1 chromosome Y, mArvNil1.pat.X, whole genome shotgun sequence genomic stretch:
- the LOC143437261 gene encoding LOW QUALITY PROTEIN: uncharacterized protein LOC143437261 (The sequence of the model RefSeq protein was modified relative to this genomic sequence to represent the inferred CDS: substituted 1 base at 1 genomic stop codon) translates to MGQMLVTPLSLTLQHFKEVRGVAHNNSVDVKEGKWQIFCTSKWPTFSVGWPRDGTFNISIIRQVKDRVINPGPGGHPDPVSYIITWESLVVDLPLWVKPFLSPVPPPILPPLPAPAIVPTAPPATSPVALYPALVKQREDKKKCPPVLPSDQGPLIDLLTEDPPPYGEQGLEGQSAMAGGAPSSEVDLPRGQEASPENPDFSPVAGQIRGRREPPGSSQALPLRTGNDGRPQYWPFSTLDLYNWKNNNPSFTQDPSKLTSLLESVLITHQPTWDDCQQLLQVLLTSEERQRVFQEARKQVLGDDGRPTQIPAEIEEAFPLKRPXWDFTTAAGRASLRLYHQLLVAGLLGAGKKPTNLAQVKSVTQGPEEHPSTFMERLKDAYRVHTPYDPEDPSQATHLIMSFIWQSAPDIKRKLERHRKRRRRG, encoded by the coding sequence ATGGGCCAGATGCTGGTCACCCCTTTAAGTTTGACTTTACAGCATTTCAAGGAGGTCCGCGGTGTGGCCCACAACAACTCCGTGGACGTCAAGGAAGGCAAATGGCAGATCTTCTGTACTTCCAAGTGGCCGACCTTTTCAGTTGGGTGGCCTCGGGATGGTACTTTTAACATTTCCATTATTCGGCAGGTTAAGGACAGGGTGATAAATCCTGGACCGGGCGGACACCCGGATCCGGTTTCATATATCATCACCTGGGAGTCACTGGTGGTAGACCTGCCGTTATGGGTaaaacccttcctctctcccgTTCCCCCTCCTATCCTACCTCCCTTGCCAGCCCCCGCCATAGTCCCAACTGCCCCTCCTGCTACCTCTCCCGTTGCCCTCTACCCTGCCCTTGTCAAACAAAGGGAGGACAAGAAAAAATGTCCCCCGGTCCTGCCATCCGATCAGGGCCCTCTTATTGATCTCCTAACTGAGGACCCCCCTCCTTATGGAGAACAGGGACTGGAGGGCCAGTCTGCGATGGCAGGTGGGGCCCCCTCCTCCGAGGTAGATCTTCCGCGGGGACAGGAAGCATCCCCTGAGAACCCTGATTTCTCTCCGGTAGCGGGTCAGATTAGAGGTCGAAGGGAACCCCCGGGGTCGTCACAGGCCCTCCCACTGAGAACTGGGAACGATGGTCGCCCCCAATATTGGCCCTTCTCCACCTTAGACCTTTATAATTGGAAGAACAATAACCCCTCTTTTACACAGGATCCCTCCAAGCTGACTAGTCTTTTAGAATCTGTCTTAATTACCCACCAGCCCACttgggatgactgtcagcagctcTTACAGGTGCTCCTCACctctgaggagaggcagagggttTTCCAGGAGGCCCGGAAACAGGTACTGGGTGACGATGGACGCCCCACCCAGATACCGGCTGAAATTGAGGAGGCCTTCCCCTTGAAGCGACCCTAGTGGGACTTCACCACGGCTGCAGGTAGGGCTAGCCTACGTCTCTATCACCAGTTGCTTGTAGCGGGTCTCCTAGGGGCAGGTAAAAAGCCCACCAATTTGGCCCAGGTCAAGTCAGTCACTCAGGGACCGGAGGAACATCCATCTACGTTCATGGAACGTCTGAAGGATGCCTACCGGGTACATACCCCATATGACCCCGAGGATCCGAGCCAGGCCACTCACCTTATCATGTCTTTTATCTGGCAGTCGGCTCCAGATATTAAAAGGAAGTtagagagacacaggaagagaaggaggagaggttga